In Paroedura picta isolate Pp20150507F chromosome 12, Ppicta_v3.0, whole genome shotgun sequence, one DNA window encodes the following:
- the DYNC2I2 gene encoding cytoplasmic dynein 2 intermediate chain 2 isoform X2: protein MWSRRGGKAGGLAARRFIFLPKPDHFSRAASCRCQSGLSARSDSQKSTQTGGISTTEAVTQSCSSQDAAVQTDTGKENLQAAGLRPAAPVDYAGLLSFLQNVEEAVVRELNKNWRSHAFDGFEVNWLDQNETVFCLHSLTYPEAQEQKLQVTSVSWNATGAVVACSYGRMEDGDWSTEKSYVCTWNLDRRGLNPNRPDLVVEIPSSVMCLAFHPQQPSLVAGGLFSGEVLVWDTSRLEDPLVWRTGMTDDTHTDPVYQVGWLQHTRHGHPFHVLSVSTDGKILVWQEERDGLLKITDGFALVSQQIPRSTKLKKHSRGDVAVGVTSLSFSHFEPSIFVMGTEGGCVLKCSTAVETVAVLPRGSSFPLKAPAQFVFSPHGGPVYSVSCSPFHRNLFLSGGTDGHIHLHSMLQAQPLLSLQLSKKYVFSVRWSPVRPLVFAAATGEGEVQLFDFGKSSQKPSISIQQTSNHTPVYCLEFNSRQSQLLAAGDGSGTVKIWQLSSDFTEGGPRELSHLDQLANEITD from the exons GTTCATTTTCCTGCCCAAACCTGACCATTTTTCCAGAGCcgcctcctgcaggtgccagtcTGGGCTCTCGGCCAGAAGTGATAGCCAG AAGAGCACCCAGACAGGGGGGATCTCCACGACAGAAGCTGTAACCCAGTCCTGCTCCTCCCAAGATGCCGCCGTGCAAACAGATACGGGCAAAGAGAACCTTCAAGCAGCTGGGCTCCGGCCAGCAGCACCTGTGGATTACGCCGGTTtgctctccttcctgcagaacgTGGAAGAGGCTGTGGTCAGGGAGCTAAACAAGAACTGGAGAAGCCATGCCTTCGATGGCTTTGAAGTGAATTGGCTGGACCAGAACGAAACG GTCTTTTGCCTGCACAGTCTAACATACCCTGAGGCTCAAGAACAGAAACTGCAAGTCACGAGTGTTTCCTGGAATGCCACCGGGGCAGTTGTTGCGTGTTCCTATGGCAG AATGGAAGATGGGGACTGGAGCACAGAAAAATCGTATGTCTGCACCTGGAATCTGGATCGTAGGGGGCTGAATCCCAATCGTCCTGATCTCGTGGTGGAAATCCCCAGTTCTGTGATGTGCCTGGCCTTCCACCCACAGCAGCCTTCCCTGGTAGCCG GAGGCCTCTTCAGCGGGGAGGTCCTGGTCTGGGACACCAGCAGGCTAGAAGACCCCTTGGTCTGGAGGACAGGCATGACTGACGACACTCACACAGACCCAGTTTATCAG GTTGGCTGGCTACAGCACACCAGGCATGGCCACCCCTTCCATGTCCTGAGTGTGTCTACGGATGGGAAGATCTTGGTGTGGCAGGAGGAGAGAGACGGCCTGCTGAAGATCACCGACGGTTTTGCCTTGGTGTCGCAGCAGATCCCCAGGAGCACAAAACTGAAGAAG CATTCCCGAGGAGACGTAGCCGTGGGCGtgacctccctctccttctcccactTTGAGCCCAGCATCTTTGTCATGGGCACCGAAGGCGGCTGCGTGTTGAAGTGCTCCACTGCCGTTGAGACAGTTGCCGTCCTCCCGAGAGGCAGCTCCTTCCCGCTGAAGGCCCCGGCCCAGTTTGTCTTCTCCCCCCATGGAGGACCCGTTTATTCTGTGAGCTGCTCACCTTTCCACAG GAATCTGTTTTTGAGTGGCGGGACTGATGGACACATCCATTTGCATTCCATGTTACAAGCTCAGCCACTTCTTTCTCTTCAGTTATCGAAGAAATATGTTTTCAGTGTGAGGTGGTCTCCAGTGCGCCCCTTGGTTTTTGCAGCTGCTACTGGTGAAG GGGAAGTGCAGCTGTTTGACTTTGGGAAAAGCTCTCAGAAGCCATCCATCTCTATCCAGCAGACCTCCAACCACACCCCTGTCTACTGTTTAGAGTTCAACAGCAGACAGTcccagcttcttgctgcaggagatgGCAGCGGTACGGTGAAAATATGGCAGTTAAGTTCAGACTTCACCGAAGGAGGGCCACGAGAACTGAGCCACCTTGACCAGTTAGCAAATGAGATCACAGATTAA